From a region of the Gemmatimonadota bacterium genome:
- a CDS encoding permease prefix domain 1-containing protein — MPSDPSPPSADRGLELQIEAWRAHLRRSRAISAQDATELEDHLREQIDSLAERGLAEDEAFLVAVKRIGAIDALTREFAQEHSDRLWKQLVLSGEGGASDTEGRMGPRRMWVALGLAVAAAVAMKLPSLFGVPLDPDADLFYPLHFSFFTLPFIVAYFAWERPLGARARAGLVGAFLVAALLVNAYPFVTEAARQPADTLLLTVLHLPILLWMAVGFAYVGGHWRGNERRMDFIRFTGETFIYFVLIGLGGGVLIGMTFVLFEAIGIDVEPAVQGWILPCGIAGATVVASWLVEAKQSVIENMAPVLARIFVPLFTLVLLAFVGTMAATGRGIDVEREILIAVDLLLVVVFGLLLYSISARDPAARPGLLDWIQLTLVGTALLVDVLALWAIGARISSFGSTPNRLAALGLNVLLLANLAGSAVLYLRILRGGGRIDRLWQWQTAYLYAIGGWAAIVAFLFPLFFRFA, encoded by the coding sequence ATGCCCTCCGATCCGTCCCCGCCCTCCGCGGACCGCGGCCTCGAGCTCCAGATCGAGGCCTGGCGCGCCCACCTGCGGCGCAGTCGTGCCATCAGCGCCCAGGACGCGACCGAGCTCGAGGACCACCTCCGCGAACAGATCGACTCGCTCGCCGAACGGGGTCTCGCCGAGGACGAAGCCTTCCTCGTGGCCGTCAAGCGCATCGGGGCCATCGACGCGCTGACGCGCGAGTTCGCCCAGGAGCACTCGGATCGGTTGTGGAAGCAGCTCGTCCTGTCCGGCGAAGGTGGTGCCTCCGACACCGAGGGACGGATGGGCCCCCGCCGCATGTGGGTGGCGCTGGGCCTGGCCGTGGCGGCGGCGGTGGCCATGAAGCTGCCTTCGTTGTTCGGCGTCCCCCTCGATCCGGACGCCGATCTCTTCTACCCGCTCCACTTCAGCTTCTTCACCCTGCCGTTCATCGTCGCGTACTTCGCGTGGGAGCGGCCGCTCGGCGCCCGCGCCCGCGCGGGCCTCGTGGGTGCGTTCCTGGTGGCGGCGCTGCTGGTCAACGCCTACCCGTTCGTCACCGAGGCGGCGCGGCAGCCCGCGGATACGCTGCTCCTGACGGTGTTGCACCTGCCGATCCTGCTCTGGATGGCCGTGGGCTTCGCCTACGTCGGTGGTCACTGGCGCGGCAACGAGCGCCGCATGGACTTCATCCGCTTCACCGGCGAGACGTTCATCTACTTCGTCTTGATCGGCCTCGGCGGGGGTGTGCTGATCGGGATGACCTTCGTCCTGTTCGAGGCGATCGGCATCGACGTCGAGCCTGCCGTGCAGGGCTGGATCCTGCCGTGTGGGATCGCCGGCGCGACGGTGGTGGCGAGCTGGCTGGTGGAGGCGAAGCAGAGCGTCATCGAGAACATGGCGCCCGTGCTGGCGCGCATCTTCGTGCCGCTGTTCACGCTCGTCCTGCTGGCGTTCGTCGGCACCATGGCGGCGACCGGCCGGGGCATCGACGTGGAGCGCGAGATCCTGATCGCCGTGGACCTCCTGCTGGTGGTGGTGTTCGGTTTGCTGCTCTACTCCATCTCCGCGCGCGACCCGGCGGCCCGCCCGGGCCTGCTGGACTGGATCCAGCTCACACTGGTGGGGACGGCCCTGCTCGTGGACGTCCTCGCGCTGTGGGCGATCGGGGCCCGCATCTCCAGCTTCGGCTCCACCCCCAACCGACTCGCCGCCCTGGGGCTGAACGTCCTCCTGCTCGCCAACCTGGCGGGCTCGGCTGTGCTCTATCTGC
- a CDS encoding ABC transporter permease, translating into MRYALRSLLKSPGFSFLVVLTLSLGIGATTAVFCVFRGVLLRPLPHEGGDRIVYLQQSAAKAGMDDVKFSVPEIIDFREGVAALDEVAEFSAMPFTMLGTGTPTEVRAGVVSANYFQVMGLSAVLGRVTGPGDAGPAADPVMVLTWEYWHRAFGGDAAVLGRTVEMNGRATTIVGVVEPAPPFPGETDVFVNLVTSPHHMAAEMVHGRSHRMDDVFARLAPGADIDAARGQLALVSQRMYEDHPENYDAAAGYEVSVTPLREALVSRARTTLYLLMAAAGLLLVVTCANAANLVLTRNLRRDREFAVRWALGAGRAGLRRILLLECGLLVGVGAVLGLGFAYLGLGLLVSFAGRFTTRATEIQMDPAVLAFTTLVACLAAVAFAFAPGLRDRDAAGAALTRSGSRTTGGSRRLQRGLVVAQVAASVTVLTAAGLLGRTLLVLNAVDPGVEVANTLTLEAPSTLEGQAPGEVVALQEEMVRRIAALPGVDDVGVGLSVPLRGTLVTLEIKAEGRPPLPGEPIPLAEYRTATPDFFAAAGMEILSGRGFAATDEAGSARVAVINQALAERLFGEDDPLGRRVTWTGQVLSAIGMQEDWRTIVGVVENTRDAGPDQPPPPTLFQPLTQNDLAYYPGAFVIRAEQAPNLAPQVQRIINEMAPEQPVLRIASLEEIRQERIAAERLNTFLVGILGLLALVIAAVGLAGILSFLVSERTAEIGIRMSLGADARKVLGMVLLDGATLLAVGSALGLLGSFAVTRLLQGLLHGTEAGDPRTLAAVLLVMTAVGLAATAGPALRAARVDPMQAIRRE; encoded by the coding sequence ATGCGGTACGCGCTCCGCTCGCTCCTGAAGTCGCCCGGCTTCTCCTTCCTGGTGGTCCTCACCCTGTCCCTGGGCATCGGTGCGACCACGGCGGTCTTCTGCGTCTTCCGTGGCGTGTTGCTGCGGCCGCTCCCCCACGAGGGTGGAGATCGGATCGTGTACCTCCAGCAGTCCGCCGCCAAGGCGGGCATGGACGACGTGAAGTTCTCGGTCCCGGAGATCATCGACTTCCGCGAGGGTGTCGCCGCCCTGGACGAGGTCGCGGAGTTCTCGGCGATGCCCTTCACGATGCTGGGTACGGGCACACCCACCGAGGTGCGCGCGGGGGTCGTCAGCGCCAACTACTTCCAGGTCATGGGCTTGAGTGCCGTCCTGGGGCGCGTCACCGGACCTGGGGACGCCGGCCCGGCCGCTGACCCGGTCATGGTGCTCACCTGGGAGTACTGGCACCGCGCCTTCGGCGGCGATGCCGCGGTGCTCGGTCGCACGGTGGAGATGAACGGCCGGGCGACGACCATCGTCGGGGTGGTGGAGCCGGCCCCGCCCTTCCCGGGCGAGACCGACGTGTTCGTGAACCTCGTGACCAGCCCGCACCACATGGCGGCGGAGATGGTGCATGGCCGTTCCCACCGCATGGACGACGTCTTCGCACGACTGGCGCCGGGCGCGGACATCGATGCGGCGCGGGGCCAGCTCGCGCTCGTGTCGCAGCGCATGTACGAGGACCATCCGGAGAACTACGACGCAGCCGCGGGCTACGAGGTGAGCGTCACCCCGCTGCGCGAGGCCCTGGTGTCCCGGGCGCGCACGACCCTGTACCTGCTGATGGCCGCCGCCGGGCTCCTGCTGGTGGTCACCTGTGCCAACGCGGCCAACCTGGTCCTGACCCGCAACCTGCGACGCGACCGCGAGTTCGCGGTCCGCTGGGCGCTGGGTGCAGGGCGCGCCGGACTGCGCCGGATCCTGCTGCTCGAGTGCGGGCTCCTGGTGGGGGTCGGTGCGGTGCTCGGCCTCGGGTTCGCCTATCTGGGGCTGGGCCTGCTGGTGAGCTTCGCGGGACGCTTCACCACCCGCGCCACCGAGATCCAGATGGATCCCGCCGTACTGGCCTTCACCACGCTCGTCGCGTGCCTGGCCGCGGTGGCCTTCGCGTTCGCGCCGGGTCTGCGTGACCGGGACGCCGCCGGCGCCGCACTCACCCGCTCCGGCTCCCGCACCACGGGCGGGAGTCGCCGCCTGCAACGCGGGCTGGTCGTCGCGCAGGTGGCGGCCAGCGTCACCGTCCTCACGGCGGCTGGCCTGCTGGGGCGCACGCTCCTGGTGCTCAACGCCGTCGATCCCGGGGTCGAGGTGGCGAACACCCTCACGCTCGAGGCACCCTCGACCCTCGAGGGCCAGGCCCCCGGAGAGGTGGTGGCCCTGCAGGAGGAGATGGTTCGTCGGATCGCGGCGCTTCCCGGCGTCGACGACGTGGGCGTGGGGCTGAGCGTCCCGCTGCGAGGCACGCTGGTCACGCTGGAGATCAAGGCGGAGGGACGGCCGCCGCTCCCGGGCGAGCCCATCCCGCTCGCGGAGTACCGCACCGCGACGCCGGACTTCTTCGCTGCGGCAGGCATGGAGATCCTGTCCGGGCGCGGGTTCGCCGCGACGGACGAGGCAGGCAGCGCACGGGTGGCCGTCATCAACCAGGCGCTCGCCGAGCGGTTGTTCGGCGAGGACGATCCACTCGGACGCCGGGTCACGTGGACCGGTCAGGTGCTCTCCGCCATCGGCATGCAGGAAGATTGGCGCACGATCGTGGGCGTAGTGGAGAACACCCGCGACGCCGGCCCGGATCAGCCGCCGCCGCCGACCCTCTTCCAGCCGCTCACCCAGAACGACCTCGCCTACTACCCGGGGGCCTTCGTGATCCGCGCGGAGCAGGCCCCGAACCTGGCCCCGCAGGTGCAGCGCATCATCAACGAGATGGCTCCGGAGCAACCGGTGCTGCGCATCGCGTCCCTGGAGGAGATCCGGCAGGAGCGGATCGCGGCCGAGCGTCTGAACACGTTCCTGGTGGGGATCCTGGGGCTGTTGGCCCTCGTCATCGCGGCGGTGGGGCTGGCCGGGATCCTCTCGTTCCTGGTGAGCGAGCGCACGGCCGAGATCGGGATCCGCATGAGCCTCGGCGCGGACGCGCGCAAGGTCCTGGGCATGGTGCTCCTGGACGGCGCGACGCTGCTGGCGGTGGGCAGCGCGCTGGGTCTGTTGGGATCGTTCGCGGTGACCCGGCTGCTCCAGGGCCTGCTGCACGGGACGGAGGCGGGGGACCCCCGCACGCTGGCGGCCGTGCTCCTGGTGATGACGGCCGTGGGTCTCGCGGCGACCGCGGGCCCGGCGCTGCGCGCGGCCCGCGTGGATCCGATGCAGGCGATCCGGCGGGAGTGA
- a CDS encoding helix-turn-helix transcriptional regulator: MGEFEQLVLLALLRLDNDAYGMEVREQIELRTGRDISYGAVYTTLDRLESKGFVAHRLGEPTPERGGRARKYFRVLPEGRRALRDARETLAVMWEGVRL, encoded by the coding sequence ATGGGTGAGTTCGAGCAGCTGGTCCTGTTGGCGCTGCTCCGTCTGGACAACGACGCCTACGGCATGGAGGTGCGCGAGCAGATCGAGCTGCGCACCGGGCGCGACATCTCGTACGGAGCGGTCTACACGACGCTGGACCGGCTGGAATCGAAGGGCTTCGTCGCGCACCGGCTCGGCGAGCCCACGCCCGAGCGCGGCGGCCGGGCCCGGAAGTACTTCCGCGTGCTGCCGGAGGGAAGGCGGGCGCTCCGGGACGCGCGGGAGACGCTGGCCGTGATGTGGGAGGGGGTGCGGTTGTAG
- a CDS encoding ABC transporter permease, whose protein sequence is MDQRDAALGDAEEEFRQVQEREGRAAARRWYRRQVLRSVIPCVAHRLRTGAALWGQSEREGERMRAWGQDIQLALRSLRRRPGFAVTVLVTLALGVGVTTALFGVFRAVFLEPLPLPDSDELVVVMEQAGFGCCGPASGPDYLDWVQRNRTFESLAALNPGPFTLTGQSEPERVYGTYATASAFDVVGVAPAMGRPLLPEDQTAGGVVVLSHTLWRDAFGGQPDVLGRTLELDGRPHEIVGVMPEGFDIPSPWSQLGQLRVYVPFLNERLEGDRGSHGFPVVGRLAEGVSKETAQADMDRVMRELAVEYPQTNADRSTKIFTVHEYLYGAVGTQLGMILGAAAVVLLIACGNVAGLLLARAAGREGELAVRSALGATRRAVVRLLFSEALVLAVSGGVLGLLFSLLALDAFKALLPPTIPRVDAIAIDGWALGFALGVSALTALVFGMLPALLASRTDLAGVVKEGGYATLAPRKERMRNAFIVGQLALGLVLANGAALLVQSYAALRTQDFGFQTEGVITMAVSPAGPRYEEGATRAAFLDRVREQVAGIPGVVSVGTTTRLPLFGGSNGNVWVEGTPPRQNDGEGPLVEVAGVTGDYFAAMDIPLLAGRVLQPQDSAESAIGVVINQRFADVAWPGEDALGKRFSFSDDPPQWLSVVGVVGDVKQWGPEQPPQAQLYAPYVHGWSSSAYLTVRTAGDPAPLVAQVRQAILAVDPSVPPSDVRMMGERVDRTFAQRRFYTTLVGLFAVAALFLAAAGVYGTISYFVARRTRELGIRMALGAGRTGIVGLVVRRGVRLAAVGVALGLLGVWASTRVLEGLVYEIRTLDPLTLIAGGLVLALVAVSASAIPAARAVRVPPTEALRSE, encoded by the coding sequence GTGGATCAGCGCGACGCGGCGCTGGGAGACGCGGAAGAGGAGTTCCGTCAGGTGCAGGAGCGGGAAGGCCGGGCCGCTGCCCGCCGCTGGTACCGGAGGCAGGTGCTGCGATCGGTGATCCCGTGCGTGGCGCACAGGCTGCGCACAGGAGCGGCCCTCTGGGGACAGTCCGAACGGGAGGGGGAGAGGATGCGGGCATGGGGGCAGGACATCCAACTGGCCTTACGATCGCTCCGCCGGCGACCGGGATTCGCGGTCACGGTGCTGGTCACCCTGGCTCTGGGTGTGGGTGTGACCACCGCGTTGTTCGGGGTCTTCCGCGCCGTCTTCCTCGAGCCTCTGCCGCTCCCCGATTCGGACGAGCTGGTGGTGGTGATGGAGCAGGCGGGCTTCGGCTGCTGCGGGCCGGCCTCCGGTCCCGACTACCTCGACTGGGTGCAGCGCAACCGGACCTTCGAATCCCTTGCGGCGCTGAACCCGGGGCCCTTCACGCTCACAGGACAGAGCGAGCCTGAACGCGTCTACGGCACCTACGCGACCGCGAGCGCCTTCGACGTCGTGGGCGTGGCCCCCGCCATGGGCCGGCCGCTCCTCCCCGAGGACCAGACCGCGGGCGGTGTGGTCGTGTTGAGCCACACCCTCTGGCGCGACGCCTTCGGCGGCCAGCCGGACGTGTTGGGCCGCACCCTGGAGCTGGACGGACGACCGCACGAGATCGTGGGCGTGATGCCGGAGGGGTTCGACATCCCCTCTCCCTGGTCACAGCTCGGTCAGCTGCGGGTCTACGTCCCCTTCCTGAACGAGCGGCTGGAGGGCGACCGGGGAAGCCACGGCTTCCCGGTGGTGGGTCGCCTCGCGGAGGGCGTCTCGAAGGAGACGGCGCAGGCGGACATGGACCGCGTCATGCGCGAGCTGGCGGTCGAATATCCCCAGACGAACGCGGACCGCAGCACGAAGATCTTCACGGTGCACGAGTACCTCTACGGTGCCGTCGGGACCCAGCTCGGAATGATCCTGGGCGCGGCTGCGGTCGTGCTGCTCATCGCCTGCGGCAACGTCGCCGGGCTCCTCCTGGCGCGGGCGGCCGGGCGTGAGGGCGAGCTGGCCGTGCGCTCCGCGTTGGGCGCCACCCGCCGGGCCGTGGTACGCCTGCTCTTTTCCGAGGCCCTGGTGCTGGCCGTCTCCGGTGGGGTGCTCGGGCTGCTGTTCTCCCTGCTGGCGCTGGATGCCTTCAAGGCGCTGCTGCCGCCCACGATCCCGCGCGTGGACGCGATCGCCATCGACGGGTGGGCACTCGGATTCGCGCTCGGCGTCTCGGCGCTCACGGCGCTGGTCTTCGGGATGCTGCCTGCGCTGCTGGCTTCGCGGACAGATCTGGCGGGTGTGGTCAAGGAAGGTGGGTATGCCACGCTCGCCCCCCGCAAGGAGCGCATGCGCAACGCCTTCATCGTCGGCCAGCTCGCGCTGGGGCTCGTGCTCGCCAATGGTGCCGCGCTCCTGGTGCAGAGCTACGCCGCCCTGCGCACGCAGGACTTCGGATTCCAGACCGAAGGCGTCATCACCATGGCGGTGAGCCCGGCGGGCCCTCGCTACGAGGAGGGCGCCACGCGTGCGGCGTTCCTGGACCGGGTCCGGGAGCAGGTCGCCGGGATCCCGGGCGTGGTCTCCGTCGGGACGACGACCCGTCTCCCCCTCTTCGGCGGCAGCAACGGCAACGTCTGGGTGGAAGGCACGCCGCCCCGGCAGAACGACGGCGAAGGCCCACTCGTCGAGGTGGCGGGTGTCACCGGTGACTATTTCGCCGCCATGGACATCCCGCTGCTCGCGGGACGAGTGCTCCAGCCCCAGGACTCGGCCGAGAGCGCCATCGGGGTCGTGATCAACCAGCGCTTCGCGGACGTGGCCTGGCCGGGCGAGGACGCGTTGGGCAAGCGCTTCAGCTTCAGCGACGATCCGCCGCAGTGGCTGAGCGTGGTCGGCGTGGTGGGGGACGTGAAGCAGTGGGGGCCGGAGCAGCCTCCGCAGGCGCAGCTGTACGCTCCCTACGTGCACGGGTGGTCGTCGTCGGCCTACCTGACCGTGCGCACCGCGGGCGACCCCGCACCGCTGGTCGCGCAGGTCCGGCAGGCGATCCTCGCCGTCGATCCGTCCGTGCCGCCGTCGGACGTCCGCATGATGGGCGAACGGGTGGACCGCACCTTCGCACAGCGGCGCTTCTACACGACCCTGGTCGGCCTCTTCGCGGTCGCCGCCTTGTTCCTCGCCGCCGCCGGCGTCTACGGCACGATCTCCTATTTTGTGGCGCGCCGGACGCGCGAGCTCGGGATCCGCATGGCGCTGGGTGCGGGACGGACGGGCATCGTGGGTCTGGTGGTGCGCCGGGGCGTGCGGCTGGCCGCGGTGGGCGTGGCCTTGGGACTGCTCGGGGTCTGGGCCAGCACGCGTGTGCTCGAGGGCCTGGTCTACGAGATCCGGACGCTGGACCCGCTCACACTGATCGCGGGCGGGCTGGTGCTCGCCCTGGTGGCGGTCTCCGCGTCGGCGATCCCCGCGGCGCGCGCGGTGCGGGTGCCGCCTACGGAGGCGTTGCGGAGCGAATGA
- a CDS encoding helix-turn-helix transcriptional regulator encodes MSINKDLVAASSTPLVLAILAEGDSYGYAILQRVRELSGGALEWTDGMLYPVLHRLERAGLIESRWEKADTGRKRKYYRVTRDGLEQLDEERRQWRAVDEALQRVWSAMVGLTHGDRSTPPLLLPA; translated from the coding sequence ATGAGCATCAACAAGGACCTGGTGGCGGCCTCCTCCACCCCCCTGGTGCTGGCCATCCTGGCCGAAGGGGACAGCTACGGCTACGCCATCCTCCAACGGGTGCGGGAGCTGTCCGGTGGGGCGTTGGAATGGACGGACGGGATGCTGTATCCCGTCCTCCACCGATTGGAGCGGGCGGGGTTGATCGAATCCCGGTGGGAGAAGGCGGACACCGGTCGGAAGCGGAAGTACTACCGGGTCACGCGGGATGGCCTGGAGCAGCTCGACGAAGAACGTCGTCAGTGGCGTGCGGTGGACGAGGCCCTGCAGCGGGTGTGGTCGGCGATGGTCGGCCTGACGCACGGCGATCGATCGACGCCTCCCCTCCTTCTCCCGGCCTGA